Proteins encoded by one window of Candidatus Hinthialibacter antarcticus:
- a CDS encoding HNH endonuclease, whose amino-acid sequence MKVWWCNQSEWWEKEHNESLVCSVPDEGNSTFRKTVESVKKGDVIVHCAKKKVIAFSQAMEDGKWRENKIDGEGWCFKTEYFDLKKNPIQKDKFVHILEPGKFTGYPINKNYDINQGYFYPFDEEGLSVILQYVDEPKPLPKWLENLKSFKVKLDEVSQELEEEFDPKSSKEAKEKVERSIRLRRGQPKFRGLLLRYYNGRCAVTGCNFEGALEAAHITPYNGDRTNNPQNGILLRADIHTLWDLNLIAVDPKTYKVIIHKALKKTEYEKLNGASLTLPKTKKYWPSKEALLYQLKCLKENINY is encoded by the coding sequence ATGAAAGTTTGGTGGTGTAACCAATCAGAATGGTGGGAAAAAGAACATAACGAATCCCTTGTATGCAGCGTACCAGATGAAGGTAATTCTACTTTTAGAAAGACAGTCGAAAGTGTGAAAAAAGGAGATGTAATTGTCCATTGTGCAAAAAAAAAGGTAATAGCATTTAGTCAAGCTATGGAAGATGGTAAATGGAGGGAAAATAAAATTGATGGAGAAGGTTGGTGTTTTAAAACTGAATATTTTGATTTAAAAAAAAATCCAATACAAAAAGATAAATTCGTCCACATTCTTGAACCCGGCAAATTTACTGGTTACCCAATTAACAAGAACTATGATATTAATCAAGGATATTTTTATCCTTTCGATGAAGAAGGTTTAAGTGTAATCCTTCAATATGTTGATGAGCCAAAACCGTTACCTAAATGGCTTGAGAACCTCAAATCGTTCAAAGTTAAATTAGATGAAGTTTCACAAGAACTTGAAGAAGAATTTGACCCAAAATCCTCTAAAGAAGCTAAAGAGAAGGTAGAAAGAAGTATTCGATTACGTCGTGGTCAACCAAAATTCCGAGGTCTGTTATTACGATATTATAATGGTCGTTGTGCAGTTACAGGCTGTAATTTTGAAGGTGCTTTGGAGGCTGCTCATATTACACCTTATAATGGCGATAGAACAAATAATCCACAAAATGGCATCCTTCTTAGAGCGGACATTCATACGCTTTGGGATTTAAATCTAATCGCTGTAGACCCGAAAACCTATAAAGTGATAATTCATAAAGCTCTAAAAAAGACTGAGTATGAAAAGTTGAATGGAGCATCATTGACCTTGCCTAAAACAAAGAAATATTGGCCTTCAAAAGAGGCGTTATTGTATCAATTGAAATGTTTGAAAGAAAATATCAACTATTAA
- a CDS encoding sugar phosphate isomerase/epimerase family protein: MDRRRFITHSSAAAGAALTQNASASETHPVINRTQPAELRLASREFVIPGETFAEKLDRLEEWGFAAIELDGANLPNRVQEIKTALRFRNLEVGAVCSGYEGVLVHEDPEIRRKTMDSIKTIFDAAAEFSPKGLIVVPAFNGQTQLYYGPAREALMAVLPVIGEHAHQCGTRVLLEPLNRNEALYFRQLADFARICKEINHPGVAMMGDFYHMGLEEPCDYAAFVAARKYLYNVHLGGGQYRLLPGQDDRDFRDGFRGLKDIGYRHFCSLECFPQKEPLVEIPKSVEFLRQQWREA, translated from the coding sequence ATGGACCGTCGCCGCTTTATCACCCATAGCAGCGCCGCCGCAGGCGCCGCGTTGACGCAAAACGCTTCCGCGTCAGAAACGCACCCGGTCATCAATCGGACGCAACCAGCGGAACTGCGCCTCGCGTCACGCGAGTTCGTCATCCCGGGCGAAACCTTTGCGGAAAAACTCGACCGCTTGGAAGAATGGGGATTCGCCGCCATTGAACTCGACGGCGCCAATCTCCCCAACCGCGTCCAGGAAATCAAAACCGCGCTTCGCTTTCGTAATTTGGAAGTCGGCGCGGTCTGCTCGGGCTATGAAGGCGTGTTGGTGCATGAAGACCCTGAGATCCGCCGCAAAACGATGGATTCGATCAAAACCATTTTTGACGCCGCTGCGGAATTTTCGCCCAAAGGCTTAATCGTCGTTCCGGCGTTCAACGGACAGACGCAACTCTATTACGGCCCGGCGCGTGAAGCACTGATGGCCGTCTTGCCTGTCATTGGCGAACATGCGCACCAATGCGGGACCCGCGTTCTGCTGGAACCCCTCAATCGTAACGAGGCGCTTTATTTTCGCCAGCTCGCCGACTTCGCCCGCATTTGCAAAGAGATCAATCATCCTGGCGTCGCCATGATGGGCGATTTTTATCACATGGGGCTTGAAGAGCCGTGCGACTATGCGGCCTTTGTCGCTGCGAGAAAATATTTATACAACGTCCACCTTGGCGGCGGGCAATATCGGTTGCTACCGGGGCAAGACGACCGTGATTTCCGCGATGGATTTCGTGGATTGAAGGACATCGGCTACCGCCATTTTTGCAGCCTTGAATGTTTCCCCCAAAAAGAGCCGCTGGTTGAAATCCCGAAGTCGGTCGAATTTTTGCGCCAGCAATGGCGTGAAGCGTAG
- a CDS encoding fatty acid desaturase, translated as MSTVRKKNRYYYKHIGDLRKDLREALTHELLVELHRPKAWRHFLTVARQLLLLAFGIWLAASFDAVWAWLPGSVLIGFIIFDFTTLLHEVIHNAIFAKRRPFWNGVLGWMYALPSGISRTQFTTWHLDHHDELGSWTDDPKRAHLTPRNVKRWVKFLYMTPALFPIYFRAAAKECSGYKPELQQTVAFERKTTIATHLSIMALLIFFTGFWTFFKVYAVPYFFIFPIAFTINRVGQHYSINPDDPAQWTTLMKGSWFWDFVYLNSNYHLEHHYFPGVPFYHLPRLQKALGPFYQKRGMKYQSYGAVLYGWLIQNHAPHTNWEAANKDDSSNSMKSTSDMMFP; from the coding sequence ATGTCAACCGTAAGAAAGAAAAACCGCTATTACTACAAACATATCGGCGATTTGCGCAAGGACCTGCGCGAGGCTTTGACGCATGAACTGCTCGTTGAACTGCACCGCCCCAAAGCATGGCGCCACTTTCTCACCGTGGCGCGTCAGCTCCTACTACTCGCGTTCGGAATCTGGCTGGCGGCGAGTTTCGACGCGGTATGGGCTTGGCTGCCAGGCTCGGTTCTCATTGGGTTTATCATTTTTGATTTTACGACCTTGCTTCATGAAGTGATTCACAACGCTATCTTTGCCAAGCGCCGCCCCTTCTGGAACGGCGTATTGGGTTGGATGTACGCCCTGCCCAGCGGCATCTCGCGCACGCAATTCACCACCTGGCACCTCGACCATCACGACGAACTTGGCTCCTGGACTGACGACCCCAAACGCGCCCACCTCACCCCGCGCAACGTCAAACGCTGGGTGAAGTTCTTATACATGACGCCCGCGCTGTTTCCGATCTACTTTCGCGCCGCCGCGAAGGAATGCAGCGGCTACAAACCGGAGTTGCAACAAACAGTCGCCTTCGAGCGGAAGACGACGATTGCGACTCACCTCAGCATCATGGCGCTGTTGATTTTTTTCACGGGCTTTTGGACGTTCTTCAAAGTCTACGCCGTTCCCTATTTCTTCATCTTTCCAATAGCGTTCACCATCAACCGCGTCGGACAGCATTACTCCATCAATCCCGACGACCCCGCCCAGTGGACAACCCTGATGAAGGGCAGTTGGTTTTGGGATTTCGTCTATCTCAATTCAAATTACCATTTGGAACATCACTACTTCCCCGGCGTCCCGTTTTATCACTTGCCCCGGCTGCAAAAAGCGCTGGGGCCGTTCTACCAAAAGCGCGGAATGAAATATCAATCCTACGGAGCCGTGCTATATGGTTGGTTGATTCAAAATCACGCCCCCCATACCAACTGGGAAGCAGCCAACAAAGACGACTCTTCCAACTCAATGAAATCAACCTCTGATATGATGTTTCCCTGA
- a CDS encoding prepilin-type N-terminal cleavage/methylation domain-containing protein — MSSKGFTLIELLIVVAIIGILAAIAVPNFLNAQIRAKIARGYADMRSVATGIEQLRLDKGVLPVDWWDDDDEFGHRRLEEVFNMVGAGPDFEARGKDAVLAPLTSPIAYLSSIPADPFQTGPEFGSPYYYYLDNDPENSREDHDFPVFKRDTARLYGNEWLREGEWALGGIGPDKAWYSDPSGRDVREFRGLHYHTSNGLTSRGDVILSSRGIQ, encoded by the coding sequence ATGTCGAGTAAAGGGTTTACGTTAATTGAATTGCTAATTGTCGTCGCGATCATCGGCATTCTTGCCGCCATTGCCGTTCCCAATTTTTTGAATGCGCAAATTCGCGCCAAAATCGCGCGCGGCTACGCAGACATGCGGTCGGTCGCGACGGGCATCGAACAACTTCGCCTCGATAAGGGAGTGCTTCCCGTCGACTGGTGGGATGATGACGACGAATTTGGACACCGCCGTCTGGAAGAAGTGTTCAATATGGTCGGCGCAGGCCCTGATTTTGAAGCGCGCGGCAAAGACGCCGTCTTGGCGCCGCTCACCAGCCCGATCGCTTATCTTTCGTCGATACCAGCAGACCCATTTCAAACCGGGCCGGAATTTGGCAGCCCTTATTATTATTATCTCGATAACGATCCCGAAAATTCACGCGAAGACCATGATTTTCCCGTCTTCAAGAGAGATACCGCTCGCCTCTACGGTAACGAATGGCTGCGTGAAGGCGAATGGGCGCTGGGCGGCATCGGCCCCGACAAAGCCTGGTATTCCGATCCGTCCGGGCGCGACGTGCGCGAATTTCGCGGGCTGCATTATCACACCAGCAACGGCCTCACCAGCCGGGGAGACGTAATTCTCTCCTCGCGTGGAATCCAATAA
- a CDS encoding zinc-dependent metalloprotease, with amino-acid sequence MLKPYWIVVCIGILLMGAAPAVVFAGDEADPVESATSVEAEDGSVEVEVKVELEEGDSSSSGDAIENEVDQIEIDNGGIQFNFINSNVTISGGTINATLNHTEGAKVDTQKSQKPKANGLPGGQTSPKPDKPDKFKEEIKDATKVVGLFTVYTKEDLTTHWEIRPDQLGRDFLMTAKVGKGLGEGFMVKPGTFLGNPYIYGGNILYFTQRDKVIEIYERNLRYAAKDGSTEAKILDKQYPDSLVAALPYSATNSENSAYLIDMSKILLADYFQVNRGMPGGYGLDRQNSYVKETKALPENMVITTKYQYRSGGGGDALSMPDPRSVPIEVVYNIQPLAPKPTYAARKPDYRIGYFLQAQIDLANDSETDYFVRGINRWDLKKASPELEVAPPVKPIVMWLQNTIPTQYRAPIRDGILEWNKAFEKAGFKDAVVVKQQPDDADWDASDSRFNVVHWNESLGMGYSGMAQWAFDPRSGEILSGGFLIEGESIRSILRSRPYYEPDIAKKVQERMKDPRWLNQPRPQEAHPLHAGCTYAHELADEYQEGLLVMEARNGGEVSPEEKEKYVYQYLFSLAAHEMGHALGLRHNFKGSTMLGLDELQNTAITASKGLSSSVMDYIPVNFAPPGVEQGDYTEPTIGPYDYLAIEYGYKLVSSATDASEEKMLAAIAEKAEIDETAFGTDEDADSIDPRILRFDLSNDPLGWFKQESEIAKELLPKMSSLIKDGDDYTEMRQAIGRMAGKYFYSGLDAMYYIGGTHINKVKKGGEVEGKMPLEPVSTAKQREALDFIVNEIFTDHFVDGITPEMLQMVNNVNWYHWGSFNDTVGDYRIVNVVGNIYDSILFGLFSPFTVSNILDNEQQANEESVKFTLPELFDSVEKGVWKTVIEIDTSNTSGYSDQNPVLSPYQRMLQRHHLKRMIGLALQPSFSMPEDARTLAWRSLNNIEGALRKAVTAASIDKYSHAHFVESLEKVKRALDADQTVGVDFY; translated from the coding sequence ATGCTAAAACCGTATTGGATTGTTGTTTGTATTGGAATTCTGTTGATGGGAGCAGCGCCAGCCGTTGTGTTCGCAGGCGATGAAGCCGATCCGGTTGAATCCGCCACCAGCGTTGAAGCGGAAGACGGCAGCGTCGAAGTTGAAGTGAAAGTCGAGTTAGAAGAAGGCGACTCGTCCTCTTCTGGCGATGCAATCGAAAATGAAGTCGACCAGATCGAAATTGATAACGGCGGCATCCAATTTAACTTTATCAATTCGAATGTCACGATTTCGGGCGGCACAATCAACGCAACCCTGAACCATACCGAAGGCGCCAAGGTTGATACCCAAAAATCTCAAAAACCGAAAGCAAACGGGCTTCCTGGCGGTCAAACGTCCCCAAAACCTGATAAGCCCGATAAATTCAAAGAAGAAATTAAAGACGCCACCAAGGTCGTCGGCCTATTTACCGTTTATACAAAAGAAGACCTCACCACGCATTGGGAAATTCGCCCCGACCAATTGGGCAGAGATTTTCTGATGACAGCCAAAGTCGGCAAAGGCCTGGGCGAAGGCTTCATGGTGAAACCAGGCACATTTCTAGGCAATCCATATATTTATGGCGGCAACATTCTCTATTTCACTCAACGCGATAAGGTCATTGAAATCTACGAACGCAACCTGCGCTACGCCGCCAAAGACGGCTCGACCGAAGCCAAAATCTTAGATAAACAGTATCCTGATTCATTGGTCGCTGCTCTGCCCTACTCTGCGACCAACTCAGAAAACAGCGCGTATCTCATTGATATGAGCAAGATTCTGCTGGCAGACTATTTCCAGGTAAACCGGGGAATGCCCGGCGGCTATGGTCTCGACCGCCAAAATAGTTACGTCAAAGAAACCAAAGCCTTACCGGAAAACATGGTCATCACCACCAAATATCAATACCGTTCCGGCGGAGGCGGCGACGCTTTGTCTATGCCTGATCCGCGCAGTGTTCCAATTGAAGTGGTTTACAATATCCAACCGCTAGCGCCGAAACCGACTTACGCAGCCCGTAAGCCTGACTATCGCATCGGCTACTTCTTGCAAGCCCAGATCGACCTCGCCAACGACTCCGAGACCGACTACTTCGTTCGCGGCATCAACCGCTGGGACCTGAAGAAAGCCAGCCCCGAACTCGAAGTGGCGCCTCCAGTCAAACCGATTGTTATGTGGCTGCAAAATACCATCCCAACCCAATACCGCGCTCCGATCCGCGACGGCATTTTGGAATGGAACAAAGCATTCGAAAAAGCAGGCTTTAAAGACGCCGTCGTCGTCAAACAGCAACCCGACGACGCCGACTGGGACGCCTCCGACTCGCGCTTTAACGTCGTCCATTGGAACGAGTCGTTGGGCATGGGCTATTCAGGCATGGCGCAATGGGCCTTTGACCCACGCAGCGGAGAAATCCTCAGCGGCGGGTTCTTAATCGAAGGCGAATCGATCCGTTCCATTTTACGCAGCCGCCCCTATTACGAGCCTGATATTGCGAAAAAAGTACAAGAGCGTATGAAAGATCCGCGTTGGTTGAATCAGCCGCGCCCCCAAGAAGCGCATCCGTTACACGCGGGCTGCACCTACGCGCATGAACTCGCTGATGAATACCAAGAAGGCTTGCTTGTGATGGAAGCGCGCAACGGCGGCGAAGTCAGCCCTGAAGAAAAAGAGAAATACGTCTATCAATACCTCTTTTCGCTGGCGGCTCACGAAATGGGCCACGCGCTTGGCCTGCGCCACAACTTCAAAGGCAGCACCATGCTCGGCCTGGATGAACTGCAAAACACCGCGATCACGGCAAGCAAAGGCCTTTCTTCCAGCGTGATGGATTACATCCCGGTCAACTTTGCGCCTCCCGGCGTCGAACAAGGCGACTACACAGAACCGACCATTGGCCCGTATGATTACCTCGCGATTGAATACGGCTACAAATTAGTCTCATCCGCGACTGACGCATCCGAAGAAAAGATGTTGGCGGCAATCGCAGAAAAAGCGGAAATCGACGAGACCGCCTTCGGAACCGACGAAGACGCCGATTCTATTGATCCGCGCATTTTACGGTTCGACCTAAGCAACGATCCGTTGGGTTGGTTCAAGCAGGAATCAGAAATCGCTAAAGAATTGCTTCCCAAGATGTCGTCGCTCATCAAAGACGGCGACGATTACACCGAAATGCGCCAAGCCATTGGACGCATGGCGGGCAAGTACTTCTATTCCGGCCTGGATGCCATGTATTACATCGGCGGCACCCACATCAACAAAGTCAAAAAAGGCGGCGAAGTCGAGGGCAAGATGCCGCTCGAACCGGTATCCACCGCCAAGCAACGCGAAGCGCTTGACTTTATTGTCAACGAAATCTTCACCGACCATTTCGTCGACGGCATCACGCCGGAGATGCTGCAAATGGTGAACAACGTCAATTGGTATCATTGGGGTTCATTCAATGACACCGTGGGCGACTATCGTATTGTAAACGTGGTTGGCAATATCTATGACTCGATCCTGTTCGGCTTGTTCTCGCCATTCACCGTCTCGAATATTCTCGACAACGAACAACAAGCGAACGAAGAATCCGTCAAGTTCACGTTGCCTGAACTGTTCGATTCCGTCGAAAAAGGCGTATGGAAAACAGTCATTGAAATCGACACATCAAATACATCCGGTTATAGCGATCAAAACCCGGTTCTTTCGCCCTATCAGCGCATGTTGCAACGCCATCACTTGAAACGCATGATTGGCTTGGCGCTGCAGCCGTCATTCAGTATGCCTGAAGACGCGCGTACGCTGGCTTGGCGCTCATTGAACAACATTGAAGGCGCACTCCGTAAAGCGGTGACGGCGGCTTCGATTGATAAATACTCTCACGCTCACTTCGTTGAGTCGCTTGAGAAAGTCAAACGGGCGTTGGATGCAGACCAAACCGTCGGCGTTGATTTTTATTAG
- a CDS encoding RidA family protein has product MSRKLVSSGSPYEGSIGFSRAVRIGNTIAVSGTAPIAADGTTAAPGDMHGQAKRCLEIIEKAITDAGGKLENVVRTRMYLTDAARWEEAGKAHGEFFSEIRPASTMVVVKELLSPEWLVEMEADCLIED; this is encoded by the coding sequence ATGTCACGCAAATTGGTTTCATCCGGCTCACCCTATGAAGGCAGCATCGGCTTTTCCCGCGCCGTCCGCATTGGCAACACCATCGCCGTGTCCGGCACAGCGCCCATCGCCGCCGACGGAACAACCGCCGCGCCCGGCGATATGCACGGCCAAGCAAAACGCTGCCTCGAGATCATCGAAAAAGCCATCACCGACGCAGGCGGCAAACTCGAAAACGTGGTACGCACCCGCATGTACCTGACCGACGCCGCCCGGTGGGAAGAAGCCGGCAAAGCCCACGGCGAGTTTTTCAGCGAAATTCGCCCGGCCTCAACCATGGTGGTCGTCAAAGAATTGCTCAGCCCCGAATGGCTGGTCGAGATGGAAGCCGATTGCTTGATTGAAGATTAA
- a CDS encoding DNA-3-methyladenine glycosylase I — protein MSKTSRCEWAKSELDIQYHDEEWGVPLHDNQKLFEFLVLEGAQAGLSWSTILNKRAHYRKVFDQFDPNKVARYTQKKIDTLLADPGIVRNKLKINSAVQNAKAFLKIQDEYGSFDQYIWGFVDGKPIQNKWKALKDVPANTPVSDAMCKDLKKRGFNFVGTTICYAFMQAVGMVNDHTTTCFRYQEIKRRSKT, from the coding sequence ATGAGCAAGACATCCCGTTGTGAATGGGCGAAATCTGAGTTAGACATTCAATACCATGATGAAGAATGGGGCGTTCCGCTGCATGACAACCAGAAGTTGTTTGAATTTCTGGTTCTCGAGGGCGCACAAGCCGGGCTGAGTTGGAGCACGATTTTGAATAAACGCGCCCATTACCGAAAGGTCTTCGACCAGTTCGACCCCAACAAAGTCGCGCGCTATACCCAAAAGAAAATCGACACGTTGCTCGCCGACCCGGGCATTGTCAGAAACAAGCTGAAGATCAATTCCGCCGTACAAAACGCCAAGGCGTTTCTCAAAATCCAAGATGAATATGGTTCGTTCGATCAATACATCTGGGGATTCGTCGACGGCAAGCCAATACAAAATAAATGGAAAGCGTTGAAAGACGTTCCCGCCAACACGCCTGTTTCAGACGCAATGTGCAAAGACCTCAAAAAACGCGGCTTCAATTTTGTCGGAACCACCATTTGCTATGCATTCATGCAAGCGGTCGGCATGGTCAACGATCACACAACCACTTGTTTTCGTTATCAAGAAATAAAACGGCGATCAAAAACTTAA
- the rnhA gene encoding ribonuclease HI, which produces MNPANEEVFLYTDGACSGNPGPGGWAYVMRHIKTGKEKEASGGAEDTTNNRMELSAVIEGLATLTRPTSVRVVTDSTYVMKGVTEWMKNWKRNGWRRKTRGGFEPVKNDELWKRLDELCQAHQVTWEHVKGHSGHPENERCDVLAVEAYQKYLRR; this is translated from the coding sequence ATGAATCCAGCAAACGAAGAAGTCTTCCTGTATACCGACGGCGCTTGCAGCGGCAACCCCGGCCCCGGCGGCTGGGCGTACGTCATGCGCCACATCAAGACAGGCAAAGAGAAAGAAGCCTCCGGCGGCGCTGAAGACACCACCAATAACCGCATGGAACTCTCCGCCGTCATCGAAGGGCTGGCGACGCTCACCCGGCCCACCAGCGTCCGCGTGGTGACCGACAGCACCTACGTCATGAAAGGCGTGACTGAGTGGATGAAAAACTGGAAGCGCAACGGCTGGCGCCGCAAAACCCGCGGCGGCTTTGAACCCGTCAAGAACGATGAACTGTGGAAGCGGCTCGACGAACTGTGCCAGGCGCACCAGGTCACGTGGGAGCACGTTAAGGGGCATTCCGGGCATCCTGAGAACGAACGCTGCGACGTGCTGGCGGTAGAGGCCTATCAGAAGTATTTACGCCGATAA
- a CDS encoding Gfo/Idh/MocA family oxidoreductase — translation MNDVVRRNFMKSGAALAAGSLIGTSKSWAGANDRINMAVIGLNGRGKSHIGGHQAAENVEVTTLCDIDEEVLAERADEFERDYNKQVKTVVDMRQAYADKDIDAVSIATPNHWHALATIWACQAGKDVYVEKPGSHNVFEGRKMIEAAYKYRRIVQHGVQLRSSEALQEGVKLLREGVIGDVYLARGLCFRTRGSIGKKPAKFAPEHINYDLWLGPAEWRPYTENLVHYNWHWHWDFGNGDVGNQGVHETDMCLWGLGVDTHPDQITAMGGKFLWDDDKETPELLSTLYKYTGANKMIQFETRPWRTNTEDGATVGNIFYGKEGYMVIKGYSSFETYLGDKREPGPKGNAGGNHFANFHKAVRSRKMSDQNGPVETIHMSSTIAHLGNIAFRVQDKLEFDPMRERFINNDYANEFLTRKYRGKYVVPDIV, via the coding sequence ATGAATGACGTCGTACGCAGAAACTTTATGAAAAGCGGCGCGGCCTTGGCCGCAGGCTCGTTAATCGGGACATCAAAATCGTGGGCGGGCGCCAACGACCGCATCAACATGGCCGTCATCGGCCTCAATGGGCGCGGCAAGTCGCACATCGGCGGCCATCAAGCCGCTGAAAACGTCGAAGTCACCACTCTGTGCGATATTGACGAAGAAGTCCTCGCAGAACGCGCTGACGAATTTGAACGAGATTACAACAAGCAAGTCAAAACCGTCGTCGATATGCGTCAAGCCTATGCAGACAAAGACATCGACGCGGTCAGCATCGCGACCCCCAACCACTGGCATGCGCTGGCAACCATCTGGGCGTGTCAGGCGGGCAAAGACGTTTACGTCGAAAAGCCCGGCTCGCATAACGTATTCGAAGGCCGCAAGATGATCGAAGCGGCTTATAAATACCGCCGCATCGTTCAACACGGCGTCCAGTTGCGCAGTTCAGAAGCGCTGCAAGAAGGCGTGAAGTTATTGCGTGAAGGCGTGATCGGCGACGTTTATCTCGCTCGCGGCCTTTGCTTCCGCACCCGCGGCTCAATTGGGAAAAAACCCGCGAAGTTCGCACCGGAACACATCAACTATGACTTGTGGCTGGGACCGGCGGAATGGCGCCCCTACACAGAAAACCTCGTCCACTACAACTGGCACTGGCATTGGGATTTCGGCAACGGCGACGTAGGCAATCAGGGCGTTCATGAAACCGATATGTGTCTGTGGGGATTAGGCGTCGATACGCATCCTGACCAGATCACTGCAATGGGCGGCAAGTTTTTGTGGGACGACGACAAAGAAACGCCGGAACTGCTTTCGACTCTCTACAAATACACCGGCGCCAATAAGATGATTCAGTTTGAAACCCGCCCCTGGCGCACCAATACCGAAGACGGCGCCACCGTTGGTAACATCTTCTATGGCAAAGAAGGCTACATGGTCATCAAAGGCTATAGCAGTTTTGAAACCTACCTGGGCGACAAGCGCGAACCCGGCCCGAAAGGCAACGCAGGCGGCAACCACTTCGCCAACTTCCATAAAGCGGTGCGCAGCCGCAAAATGTCCGACCAGAACGGCCCGGTCGAAACCATCCACATGTCGTCAACCATCGCCCACTTAGGCAACATTGCCTTCCGTGTGCAAGACAAGTTAGAATTCGATCCCATGCGCGAACGCTTCATCAATAATGATTACGCCAATGAATTTCTGACGCGAAAATACCGGGGCAAATATGTTGTGCCTGATATCGTGTAA
- a CDS encoding type II secretion system protein, which translates to MFMKKKTITINAFTLIELLIVVAIIGILAAIAVPNFLNAQIRAKIAKTQATQRTFADMNMLYRLDQNEFIPHVSGHPAWQNKYLTTPISYISSTSALADPFQSEYGDGQTWAWAHGELHQDPVKNHPQLVSQYFKSIEGWEGPLSNHKDAYVIIAAGPDGAFSLFQNGKFGHPLYEATNGLTSFGDVVRLGF; encoded by the coding sequence ATGTTTATGAAAAAGAAAACCATAACCATCAACGCATTCACGCTCATCGAACTGTTAATTGTGGTCGCCATTATCGGCATTCTGGCGGCGATTGCCGTTCCCAATTTTTTGAACGCGCAAATCCGCGCCAAGATCGCAAAAACGCAAGCCACCCAGCGGACGTTCGCTGATATGAACATGCTCTACCGGCTCGACCAAAACGAATTTATCCCGCATGTCAGCGGACATCCTGCCTGGCAGAATAAATATCTGACCACGCCGATCTCGTATATTAGTTCCACATCGGCATTGGCAGACCCGTTTCAATCCGAGTATGGCGACGGTCAAACGTGGGCTTGGGCGCACGGCGAACTTCACCAGGACCCGGTCAAAAACCATCCACAACTCGTCTCTCAATACTTCAAAAGCATCGAAGGCTGGGAAGGCCCGCTGTCAAATCACAAAGACGCGTATGTCATTATCGCCGCCGGGCCGGACGGGGCGTTCAGCCTGTTTCAGAATGGCAAGTTCGGGCATCCTCTTTATGAAGCCACCAACGGGCTGACCAGTTTCGGCGATGTCGTGCGGCTTGGGTTTTAA